One genomic window of Clostridium taeniosporum includes the following:
- the rpsP gene encoding 30S ribosomal protein S16 gives MAVKIRLRRMGAKKAPFYRIVVADSRSPRDGRFIEEIGYYNPITEPAEVKINEEKANQWLQNGAQPTDVVKKLFTQAGLSK, from the coding sequence ATGGCAGTTAAAATTAGATTAAGAAGAATGGGAGCTAAAAAAGCACCTTTCTATAGAATAGTTGTTGCTGATTCAAGAAGCCCAAGAGATGGTAGATTCATCGAAGAAATTGGTTACTACAATCCAATAACTGAACCAGCTGAAGTTAAAATAAATGAAGAAAAAGCTAACCAATGGTTACAAAATGGTGCACAACCAACAGATGTAGTTAAGAAGCTTTTCACTCAAGCAGGTCTTAGCAAGTAA
- a CDS encoding KH domain-containing protein, with translation MKELVEFIAKSLVDNPEAVSINEIIGEQSIILELKVAPEDMGRVIGKQGRIAKAIRTVVKAVAIKQNKRVIVEII, from the coding sequence ATGAAAGAATTAGTTGAGTTTATAGCTAAATCTCTAGTTGATAATCCAGAAGCCGTTAGTATCAATGAGATTATTGGTGAACAATCAATAATTTTAGAGCTAAAAGTAGCTCCTGAAGATATGGGTAGAGTTATCGGTAAACAAGGGAGAATAGCCAAAGCAATTAGAACTGTTGTAAAAGCCGTAGCCATTAAACAAAATAAACGAGTTATAGTAGAGATCATTTAA
- the rimM gene encoding ribosome maturation factor RimM (Essential for efficient processing of 16S rRNA) → MEEIFKIGQIINTHGIKGEVKVYPLTNDVKKFKKLKNVLIDGEERNIQGVKFQKDRVILKIEGIDTMNDAETYKQKYIEIFRSSEPSLEEDTYYIVDLIGCDVYDTDNIELGKIFDVISTPNNDVYWIKEPKELLIPVLKDIVLDIDIDNKKIVIKPVRQWQDED, encoded by the coding sequence TTGGAAGAGATATTTAAAATAGGGCAAATCATAAATACTCACGGAATTAAAGGTGAAGTAAAAGTATATCCATTAACTAATGATGTTAAGAAATTTAAAAAATTAAAAAACGTTTTGATTGATGGAGAAGAAAGAAATATACAAGGTGTTAAATTTCAAAAAGATAGAGTTATCTTAAAGATAGAAGGAATAGACACTATGAATGATGCTGAAACTTATAAACAAAAATATATTGAGATATTTAGAAGTAGTGAGCCATCACTAGAAGAAGATACTTATTATATAGTTGATTTAATAGGTTGTGATGTTTATGATACTGATAATATAGAGCTTGGAAAAATATTTGATGTTATTAGTACACCTAACAATGATGTATATTGGATAAAGGAGCCTAAAGAATTATTAATTCCTGTTTTAAAAGATATTGTTTTAGATATTGATATAGATAATAAAAAAATAGTAATAAAACCAGTTAGGCAGTGGCAAGATGAAGATTAG
- the trmD gene encoding tRNA (guanosine(37)-N1)-methyltransferase TrmD has translation MKISILTLFPEMFSIFNHSIIGRAQENNLIELELLNIRDYTLNKHKKVDDYPYGGGAGMVMAPQPIVDTIRKAKENNNGKVVFLGPRGKTFNQKMAMDLSNEDNLIFLCGHYEGIDQRVYKYIDMEISLGDFILTGGEMAAIPVIDSILRLIPGVLGKEESFMDESFSDELLEYPQYTRPYDFEGDKVPEILLSGHHENIRKWRRLQSLNLTKEKRSDLYKKVIFTKEDKKLLGIKKK, from the coding sequence ATGAAGATTAGCATACTTACTCTTTTTCCTGAAATGTTTTCAATATTTAATCATAGTATAATTGGGAGGGCTCAAGAAAATAATTTAATAGAGTTAGAATTATTGAATATACGTGATTATACTTTAAATAAACATAAAAAGGTAGATGATTATCCTTATGGAGGTGGTGCAGGAATGGTTATGGCACCACAACCAATAGTAGATACTATAAGAAAAGCTAAAGAAAACAATAATGGAAAAGTAGTTTTTTTAGGACCTAGAGGAAAAACATTTAATCAAAAAATGGCGATGGATCTTTCAAATGAAGATAATTTAATATTCTTGTGTGGGCATTATGAAGGAATAGATCAACGTGTATATAAATATATTGATATGGAAATATCATTAGGTGATTTTATTCTTACAGGAGGAGAAATGGCCGCAATTCCAGTAATAGATTCTATTTTGAGGTTAATACCAGGAGTGCTTGGAAAAGAAGAAAGCTTTATGGATGAATCCTTTAGCGATGAATTATTAGAATATCCTCAATATACAAGGCCATATGATTTTGAAGGGGATAAAGTCCCAGAAATACTTTTATCAGGTCATCATGAAAATATAAGAAAATGGAGAAGGTTGCAATCTTTGAACTTAACTAAAGAGAAGAGGTCGGATTTATATAAAAAAGTTATTTTCACAAAAGAAGATAAAAAACTTTTGGGAATAAAAAAGAAATAA
- the rplS gene encoding 50S ribosomal protein L19 produces the protein MNEIIRAIEAEQLRTDLPNFKIGDNVKVYVKVKEGTRERVQMFEGTVIKKQNGGLRETFTVRRLAYGCGVERTFPMHAPIIEKIEISRRGKVRRAKLYYLRDRVGKAAKVKELLTR, from the coding sequence ATGAACGAAATAATAAGAGCTATTGAAGCTGAACAATTAAGAACTGACCTACCAAACTTTAAAATTGGAGACAATGTAAAAGTTTATGTTAAGGTTAAAGAAGGTACAAGAGAAAGAGTACAAATGTTTGAAGGTACTGTAATTAAGAAACAAAACGGTGGATTAAGAGAAACTTTCACTGTAAGAAGACTTGCTTATGGATGCGGTGTTGAAAGAACATTCCCAATGCATGCACCAATAATCGAAAAAATCGAAATTTCAAGAAGAGGTAAAGTAAGAAGAGCTAAACTTTACTACTTAAGAGATAGAGTTGGTAAGGCTGCAAAAGTTAAAGAATTATTAACTAGATAA
- the ylqF gene encoding ribosome biogenesis GTPase YlqF yields the protein MAINWFPGHMKKTQREIKENLKLVDAVIEIRDARIPRSSANPDIDNLLKGKPRIILLNKSDLTEAKVTKEWIKHLTKDDVKVLEVNCLKGEGLKAIKPMLLSLLKEKHERLKAKGMVNITTRVMVVGIPNVGKSTFINKMARNSIARTGDRPGVTKSKQWIKTSIGIELLDTPGVLWPKFEDEKTALNLAFTGAIKDEIMDIEELSYKLVERLQKFYKENIKERYKIEDVCEDPLETLNSIARKRGALVSGGEINYNRIAVILLDEFRAGRIGKISLERPGDIDG from the coding sequence ATGGCAATTAACTGGTTTCCAGGGCATATGAAAAAAACTCAAAGAGAGATAAAAGAAAACTTAAAATTAGTAGATGCGGTTATAGAAATAAGAGATGCTAGAATACCAAGAAGTTCTGCTAATCCAGATATAGATAATTTATTAAAGGGTAAACCAAGAATAATACTTTTAAATAAAAGTGATTTAACAGAGGCTAAAGTTACAAAAGAATGGATTAAACATTTAACTAAAGATGATGTTAAAGTATTAGAAGTCAATTGTTTAAAAGGAGAAGGATTAAAGGCAATAAAACCTATGCTTTTATCATTGCTTAAAGAAAAACATGAGAGATTAAAAGCAAAAGGAATGGTTAATATAACAACTAGAGTTATGGTTGTGGGAATTCCTAATGTTGGTAAATCTACATTTATAAATAAGATGGCTAGAAATAGTATAGCTAGAACTGGGGATAGACCAGGTGTAACTAAAAGTAAACAATGGATAAAAACATCAATAGGTATAGAACTTTTAGATACTCCAGGAGTATTATGGCCTAAATTTGAGGATGAGAAAACTGCATTAAATTTAGCTTTTACAGGAGCTATAAAAGATGAAATAATGGATATAGAAGAACTTTCATATAAGCTTGTTGAAAGATTGCAAAAATTTTATAAAGAAAATATAAAAGAAAGATATAAAATAGAAGATGTTTGTGAAGATCCATTAGAAACATTAAATTCTATAGCTAGAAAAAGAGGTGCTTTAGTTTCAGGTGGAGAAATCAATTACAATAGGATAGCTGTTATATTATTAGACGAATTTAGAGCAGGAAGAATAGGAAAGATTTCATTAGAACGTCCAGGTGATATTGATGGATAA
- a CDS encoding ribonuclease HII, with translation MDNFLKLDIDKLSYKIIKEEVSKISIVDNYRCEKLNRIITKLLNDKRKNVSSLGKTMQKHLDAYIKEMHRVKSMYKFDKSFGDFKYVAGVDEVGRGPLAGPIVACAVVLDLNVIEEDLILYLNDSKKINHIKREELSEIIREKAIAYHIAISSNNEIDEKGIAFCNNQVFLDSCNNLSVKPDLVLSDGYRIKNIDIPNEFVIKGDTKSASIAAASILAKVYRDNLMKEYSNKYPNYDFENNMGYGTPKHIDGLREYGKCEIHRNSFLNNIL, from the coding sequence ATGGATAATTTTCTTAAATTAGATATAGATAAATTGTCATATAAAATTATAAAAGAAGAAGTTTCTAAAATATCAATTGTTGATAATTATAGATGCGAAAAGTTAAATAGGATAATTACTAAACTGTTGAATGATAAAAGAAAAAACGTATCATCCTTAGGTAAGACCATGCAAAAACATTTAGATGCATATATTAAAGAGATGCATAGAGTAAAATCTATGTATAAATTTGATAAATCTTTTGGAGATTTTAAATATGTGGCAGGTGTTGATGAAGTTGGAAGAGGACCATTAGCAGGTCCTATTGTAGCTTGCGCAGTAGTATTAGATTTAAATGTAATAGAAGAAGATTTAATTTTATATTTGAACGATTCTAAAAAGATAAATCATATAAAAAGAGAAGAGTTATCAGAAATAATTAGAGAAAAAGCTATAGCATATCATATAGCTATTTCTTCAAATAATGAAATAGATGAGAAAGGCATAGCGTTTTGCAATAATCAAGTATTTCTAGATTCTTGCAATAATTTAAGTGTAAAACCCGATTTGGTATTATCAGATGGTTATAGAATAAAGAATATAGATATTCCCAATGAATTTGTAATAAAGGGTGATACCAAAAGTGCAAGTATTGCAGCTGCATCTATATTAGCAAAAGTATATAGAGATAATTTAATGAAGGAATATTCTAATAAATATCCAAATTATGATTTTGAAAATAATATGGGATATGGAACTCCAAAACACATAGATGGACTAAGAGAATATGGGAAATGTGAAATACATAGAAATAGTTTTTTAAATAATATATTATAA
- a CDS encoding YraN family protein has product MKKFNKDIGTYCEKLACDYLKKNSFKILECNFKNFIGEIDIICIKNSTLIIIEVKGRYDYSFGIPKESVSFKKQKNIIKVATSYIYYQKLNNSNVRFDVIEVYLNRVNSSYKINHIKDAFRT; this is encoded by the coding sequence ATGAAAAAATTTAATAAAGATATAGGAACCTATTGTGAAAAATTAGCTTGTGATTATTTGAAAAAAAATAGTTTTAAGATATTAGAATGTAACTTTAAAAATTTTATAGGAGAAATAGATATAATATGTATAAAAAATTCTACATTAATAATAATAGAAGTAAAGGGTAGATATGATTATTCATTTGGTATTCCAAAAGAATCTGTCTCTTTTAAAAAACAAAAAAATATCATAAAAGTGGCAACCTCCTATATTTATTATCAAAAACTTAATAATTCAAATGTACGTTTTGATGTCATTGAGGTTTATTTAAACAGAGTTAATTCATCATATAAAATAAATCATATTAAAGATGCCTTCAGAACATAA
- a CDS encoding YifB family Mg chelatase-like AAA ATPase, translating into MSIKIISATQNGLEGLLIEVEVDISKGLPSFSIVGLADTSVKESKERVRSAILNSGYEFPLGRITINLAPADIKKIGSLLDLPIALGILMASNQIKCNKVNDYIIFGELSLSGELKAVKGCIPIIIEGIKENKNRFIFPYENLEESYYFDEGEYYPFKNFKEVISYITYKDLLPCKVSNESIEMQKKLELLDFGEIIGQYSSKRALEISAAGKHNILLYGEPGCGKTMLAKAITSILPPLSKKELLEIAKIYSASGLMQKNTIIRRPFRCPHHTTTKNALIGGGKEIKAGEVTLAHNGILFLDEVLEFKKESLESLREPLEEKQINIDRISGSYTMPANFLLIGAFNPIEEKDESVLENGLYSRYNAKKYFRKFSTALLDRIDILNFVPRLKYDDIEKRQDSYNSKLMKERVSKAREIQEKRFKNTKYKYNSDIKGKDVFDICKMNKGCSNILKHYYNTSSVSMRGYSKVIKLAQTIADIDGDKEILEHHIIEAFNYRKNIDGEII; encoded by the coding sequence ATGTCTATAAAAATAATAAGTGCTACACAAAATGGTTTAGAAGGGTTATTAATAGAGGTTGAAGTTGATATATCCAAAGGATTACCATCATTTTCAATTGTTGGATTAGCAGATACTTCAGTAAAAGAATCTAAGGAACGTGTAAGATCAGCAATTTTAAATAGTGGATACGAATTTCCATTAGGAAGAATAACAATTAATTTAGCTCCAGCAGATATAAAGAAAATAGGATCTCTTTTAGATTTGCCTATAGCTTTAGGAATACTTATGGCTTCTAATCAAATAAAATGTAACAAAGTAAACGATTATATAATTTTTGGAGAATTATCTTTATCAGGAGAATTAAAAGCAGTAAAGGGATGTATACCTATAATAATAGAAGGTATAAAAGAGAATAAAAATAGATTTATATTTCCTTACGAAAATTTAGAGGAAAGTTACTATTTTGATGAAGGAGAATATTATCCGTTTAAAAATTTCAAAGAAGTAATATCATATATAACATATAAGGATTTATTACCTTGTAAAGTATCTAATGAAAGTATTGAAATGCAAAAAAAATTAGAACTTTTAGATTTTGGAGAAATAATAGGACAATATTCATCAAAAAGGGCATTGGAAATTTCAGCAGCTGGAAAACATAATATTTTGTTATATGGAGAACCAGGGTGTGGAAAAACAATGCTTGCTAAAGCAATAACATCAATATTGCCACCATTATCTAAAAAAGAATTATTAGAAATAGCTAAAATATATAGTGCATCAGGTCTTATGCAAAAAAATACTATAATAAGACGTCCTTTTAGATGTCCACATCATACTACAACTAAAAATGCTTTAATTGGAGGAGGTAAAGAAATAAAAGCTGGAGAGGTAACATTAGCACATAATGGAATATTATTTCTCGATGAGGTATTAGAATTTAAAAAAGAATCATTAGAATCATTAAGAGAACCTTTAGAGGAAAAACAAATAAATATAGATAGAATCAGTGGTAGTTATACTATGCCAGCAAACTTTTTATTAATAGGAGCTTTTAATCCAATTGAAGAAAAGGATGAAAGCGTATTAGAAAATGGATTATATTCGCGATATAACGCTAAAAAATATTTTAGAAAATTTTCTACTGCTTTATTAGATAGAATAGATATATTAAATTTTGTTCCAAGATTAAAATATGATGATATAGAAAAAAGACAAGATTCATATAATTCTAAATTAATGAAAGAAAGAGTTTCTAAAGCAAGAGAAATTCAAGAAAAAAGATTTAAAAATACAAAATATAAATATAATTCAGATATAAAAGGAAAAGATGTGTTTGATATATGTAAAATGAATAAAGGATGTAGCAACATTTTAAAACATTACTATAATACTTCAAGTGTATCTATGAGAGGATATAGCAAAGTTATAAAATTAGCGCAAACAATAGCTGATATAGATGGAGATAAAGAAATTTTAGAACATCATATAATTGAAGCTTTTAATTATAGAAAAAATATAGATGGGGAGATTATATAA
- the dprA gene encoding DNA-processing protein DprA: MLNYELWFILLNISNKEKISLIDEYENEENIYNNFENILKENKKIQKKLGKFEKNDLIYEIISLNNILNKKSIGYITYSNPLYKERLRLFSPIPYYLFYKGNIQLINEKSIAIVGARKCSNYALAVTKLLTKEIITNNITLISGGARGVDSIAHKSALENGGRTIIVLGCGIDVVYPAENKALFSKVIEDGLIISEFPLGTKPLRHNFPLRNRIISGLSDGVIVIEASEKSGSLITARIAQEQNKDVLVVPGSILYEGAKGSNKLIKDGCDVLTSINDLSRFFEKNHMNIQPMKIRPEKREILDMITDAPIHIDDIFKNSCVDRGALYALLFEMQIKNEIICLPGNYYIKII, from the coding sequence ATGTTAAATTATGAACTATGGTTTATTTTGTTAAATATAAGCAATAAAGAAAAAATAAGTTTAATAGATGAGTATGAAAATGAGGAAAATATATATAATAATTTTGAGAATATTTTAAAGGAAAATAAAAAAATACAAAAAAAACTTGGAAAGTTTGAAAAGAATGATTTGATTTATGAAATTATATCTTTAAACAATATATTAAATAAAAAAAGTATAGGATATATAACATACTCTAATCCATTGTATAAAGAGAGATTAAGACTATTTTCACCAATTCCATATTATTTATTTTATAAAGGAAATATTCAGTTAATAAATGAAAAATCTATAGCAATTGTAGGTGCAAGAAAGTGTTCAAATTATGCCTTAGCAGTAACAAAACTCTTGACAAAGGAGATTATTACTAATAATATAACGCTTATAAGTGGTGGTGCAAGAGGTGTAGATTCTATAGCTCATAAATCTGCTTTAGAAAATGGAGGAAGGACCATTATAGTTTTAGGTTGTGGTATAGATGTTGTATATCCAGCCGAGAATAAAGCTCTATTTTCAAAAGTGATTGAGGATGGATTGATTATTTCAGAATTTCCTTTAGGGACTAAACCTCTAAGACATAACTTTCCACTAAGAAATAGAATAATAAGTGGTTTAAGTGATGGAGTTATAGTTATAGAAGCAAGTGAAAAAAGTGGATCATTGATAACTGCGAGAATTGCACAAGAACAAAACAAAGATGTATTAGTTGTTCCAGGGTCTATATTATATGAAGGAGCTAAAGGTTCTAACAAATTAATTAAAGATGGATGTGATGTTTTAACTAGTATCAATGATTTAAGTAGATTTTTTGAAAAAAATCATATGAATATTCAGCCTATGAAGATAAGACCAGAAAAAAGAGAAATATTAGATATGATTACTGATGCACCAATTCATATCGATGATATATTTAAAAATAGTTGTGTTGACAGAGGAGCTTTATATGCGTTATTATTTGAAATGCAAATAAAGAACGAAATAATTTGCCTTCCTGGTAATTACTATATAAAAATAATTTAA
- the topA gene encoding type I DNA topoisomerase, protein MGQKLVIVESPAKAKTIGKYLGKNYVVEASMGHIRDLPKSKLGVDIENNYTPKYITIRGKGELLDKLKKAAKKSDKIYLATDPDREGEAISWHLANILKIPETEKCRIVFNEITKSAVKGAIKQARSIDLDLVDAQQARRILDRLVGYEISPILWKNVKWGLSAGRVQSAALKLICDREEEIKAFVPKEYWSVDCILKKSRNKFPIRFSTYKNKKIEINTEEEANKIKEELENGTFVINKIKKGNKVKNPLPPFTTSTLQQDASKKLNFMTKRTMSIAQALYEGVEIKGYGTVGLITYMRTDSMRISEEAQENAKVFIENTYGKEYLPNEPRVYKGKKNIQDAHEAIRPTYVEITPEVAKDNLTSEQYKLYSLIWNRFVASQMSSCVLNTNSIDILNGEYKFKASGSTVNFDGFMKIYKYLNEADEKSVTLPALEEGEELKVVSIEGKQHFTQPQPRYTEASFVKLLEEKGIGRPSTYVPTISTLVSRSYVVREKKNLIPTELGFIVNNIVSEYFKQIVDVDFTADMEKKLDAVEEGNENWTKIVEEFFTPLKEAIEKAEKEISKVVIEDKVSDVKCDKCGRMMVIKRGRYGEFLACPGYPECKNAKPIVEELDVPCPECGKPIVIKKSKRGKKFFGCSGYPECTFVSWYEPVKEKCPKCNSYMVLRYSKSKGKYIKCSNGECDYTKELKDEKSE, encoded by the coding sequence ATGGGTCAAAAACTTGTAATCGTTGAGTCACCAGCAAAAGCTAAAACAATTGGTAAATATTTAGGAAAAAATTATGTTGTGGAAGCTTCTATGGGGCATATAAGAGATTTACCTAAAAGTAAATTAGGTGTTGATATAGAAAATAATTATACACCCAAGTATATAACAATCAGAGGTAAGGGTGAATTATTAGATAAGTTAAAAAAAGCAGCAAAAAAATCTGATAAAATATATTTGGCAACTGACCCCGATCGTGAGGGTGAAGCTATATCTTGGCATTTAGCTAATATATTAAAAATACCAGAAACAGAAAAATGCAGAATAGTTTTTAATGAAATTACTAAGAGTGCTGTAAAAGGTGCTATAAAGCAAGCTAGAAGTATAGATTTGGATTTGGTTGACGCACAACAAGCTAGAAGAATATTAGATAGACTTGTTGGATATGAAATAAGTCCCATATTATGGAAAAATGTAAAGTGGGGCCTTAGTGCAGGAAGAGTTCAGTCAGCTGCATTAAAGTTGATTTGTGATAGAGAAGAGGAAATTAAAGCTTTTGTACCTAAAGAGTATTGGTCAGTTGATTGTATATTAAAGAAATCAAGAAATAAATTTCCAATAAGATTTTCAACTTATAAAAATAAAAAGATTGAAATAAACACAGAAGAAGAAGCTAATAAAATAAAAGAAGAACTTGAAAATGGTACCTTTGTTATTAACAAAATAAAAAAAGGTAATAAAGTTAAGAATCCATTACCACCTTTTACAACAAGTACTCTTCAACAAGATGCTAGTAAAAAATTGAATTTTATGACTAAAAGAACAATGTCAATAGCACAAGCACTTTATGAAGGAGTAGAAATAAAAGGATATGGAACTGTTGGTTTAATTACTTATATGAGAACAGACTCTATGAGAATATCTGAAGAAGCTCAAGAAAATGCAAAGGTGTTTATAGAAAATACTTATGGCAAAGAATATTTGCCAAATGAACCTAGAGTATATAAAGGAAAGAAAAATATTCAAGATGCCCATGAAGCTATTAGACCTACATACGTAGAAATTACACCAGAAGTAGCAAAAGACAATCTAACTTCAGAACAGTATAAATTATATTCATTAATTTGGAACAGATTTGTAGCAAGTCAAATGTCATCATGTGTGCTTAATACAAATTCTATAGACATATTAAATGGTGAATATAAATTTAAGGCATCAGGTTCAACAGTGAATTTTGATGGATTTATGAAAATATATAAATATTTAAATGAAGCCGATGAAAAGTCTGTTACATTACCGGCCTTAGAAGAAGGAGAGGAATTAAAAGTTGTATCTATAGAAGGAAAGCAACATTTTACACAACCTCAACCAAGATATACAGAAGCCTCTTTTGTTAAATTATTAGAGGAAAAGGGAATCGGAAGACCTAGTACGTATGTACCTACTATATCTACATTAGTTAGTAGATCGTATGTTGTCCGTGAAAAGAAAAATTTAATTCCAACTGAATTGGGATTTATAGTAAATAATATAGTAAGTGAATATTTTAAACAAATAGTAGATGTTGATTTTACAGCTGATATGGAGAAAAAATTAGATGCTGTTGAAGAAGGAAATGAAAATTGGACTAAAATAGTGGAAGAATTTTTTACACCTCTAAAGGAAGCTATAGAAAAGGCTGAAAAAGAAATATCAAAAGTTGTTATAGAAGATAAAGTTAGCGACGTTAAGTGTGATAAGTGTGGTCGTATGATGGTAATAAAAAGAGGTAGATATGGTGAATTTTTAGCATGTCCAGGATATCCAGAATGTAAGAATGCTAAACCAATAGTTGAAGAATTAGATGTTCCATGTCCTGAATGTGGAAAGCCTATAGTTATTAAAAAAAGCAAAAGAGGTAAAAAATTCTTTGGCTGTTCAGGATATCCGGAATGTACTTTTGTTAGCTGGTATGAGCCAGTAAAGGAAAAATGTCCTAAATGTAATTCTTATATGGTACTTAGATATTCAAAGAGTAAAGGAAAATATATTAAATGTTCTAATGGAGAATGTGATTATACTAAAGAACTTAAAGATGAAAAAAGCGAATGA
- the codY gene encoding GTP-sensing pleiotropic transcriptional regulator CodY yields the protein MSSLLDKTRRLNKILQKTGTDPVAFEDICTLLSEVLQCNAYIISKKGKVLGYTFSPGFECEAMKKKVIEDKKFPEDYNLTLLESNETLANLYNQGRCVFAEIGDCKAKDKISTIIPIIGSRERLGTLILARFGKEFTDDDLVLVEYSATIVGMEMLRAMQEDLAEQTRKKAVVQLAIGTLSYSELEAVEHIFEELNGNEGLLVASKIADKVGITRSVIVNALRKFESAGVIESRSLGMKGTYIRVLNEKLLDELKKIK from the coding sequence ATGTCATCTCTATTAGATAAAACAAGAAGATTAAATAAAATTTTGCAAAAAACGGGAACAGATCCAGTAGCTTTTGAAGATATATGTACACTTTTAAGTGAAGTTCTTCAATGTAATGCTTATATAATAAGCAAAAAAGGTAAAGTTTTAGGATATACTTTTTCACCAGGTTTTGAATGCGAAGCTATGAAAAAAAAGGTTATAGAAGATAAAAAATTCCCAGAAGATTATAATCTTACCCTTTTAGAAAGTAATGAAACGCTAGCAAATTTATATAATCAAGGCAGATGCGTGTTTGCAGAAATTGGAGACTGCAAAGCTAAAGATAAGATTTCAACTATAATACCTATAATAGGAAGTAGGGAAAGGTTAGGAACATTAATATTAGCTAGATTTGGAAAAGAGTTTACTGATGATGATTTAGTTTTAGTTGAGTATAGTGCCACTATAGTTGGAATGGAAATGCTTAGAGCAATGCAAGAAGATTTAGCGGAACAAACTAGAAAGAAAGCAGTTGTCCAATTGGCTATAGGAACACTTTCTTACTCAGAGCTAGAAGCTGTAGAACATATTTTTGAAGAATTAAATGGAAATGAAGGGTTACTAGTTGCTTCAAAAATAGCTGATAAAGTAGGAATAACTAGAAGTGTTATAGTAAATGCTTTAAGAAAATTTGAAAGTGCTGGAGTTATTGAATCTAGGTCTTTGGGAATGAAAGGTACTTATATCAGAGTATTAAATGAAAAGTTATTAGATGAATTGAAAAAAATAAAGTAG
- the rpsB gene encoding 30S ribosomal protein S2 — MSVISMKQLLEAGVHFGHQTRRWNPKMAPYIFTERNGIYIIDLQKTVKKAEEAYNFVKEVATEGKDILFVGTKKQAQEAIKDEAIRSNMHFVNNRWLGGMLTNFSTIKKRIRRLAEIEKMQEDGTFEVLPKKEVIKLKGELEKLEKNLGGIKNLECDNIGAMFVVDPRKEKNAISEAKILGIPVVAIVDTNCDPEEVDYVIPGNDDAIRAVKLITAKMADAVMEGRQGEELAE, encoded by the coding sequence ATGTCAGTAATATCAATGAAACAATTATTAGAAGCAGGTGTACATTTCGGACACCAAACAAGAAGATGGAACCCTAAAATGGCTCCTTATATTTTTACAGAAAGAAATGGTATATATATCATAGACCTTCAAAAAACAGTTAAAAAAGCTGAAGAAGCTTACAACTTTGTTAAAGAAGTTGCTACAGAAGGAAAAGATATATTATTTGTTGGAACAAAGAAACAAGCTCAAGAAGCTATAAAAGATGAAGCTATAAGAAGCAACATGCACTTTGTAAACAACAGATGGTTAGGTGGAATGTTAACAAACTTCTCTACTATAAAGAAGAGAATAAGAAGACTTGCTGAAATAGAAAAAATGCAAGAAGATGGAACTTTTGAAGTTCTTCCAAAGAAAGAAGTTATCAAATTAAAAGGTGAATTAGAAAAATTAGAAAAAAATCTTGGTGGTATCAAGAATTTAGAATGCGATAACATAGGAGCTATGTTTGTAGTTGATCCAAGAAAAGAAAAAAATGCTATTTCAGAAGCTAAAATTCTTGGAATCCCTGTAGTTGCTATAGTAGATACTAACTGTGATCCAGAAGAAGTTGATTACGTAATTCCTGGTAATGATGATGCTATAAGAGCTGTTAAATTAATAACTGCTAAAATGGCTGATGCTGTTATGGAAGGAAGACAAGGCGAAGAATTAGCTGAATAG